A region of Lycium barbarum isolate Lr01 chromosome 1, ASM1917538v2, whole genome shotgun sequence DNA encodes the following proteins:
- the LOC132639818 gene encoding homeobox-leucine zipper protein ATHB-12-like: protein MEAEDSSSKKKSEDGKRFSDEQVKVLESMFKQKTKLEPRKKLELARDLGLQPRQVAIWFQNRRARWKSKQIEHEYRLLKSEFDNLAMQFESLKKEKESLLKQLQELNDQLENNHGGCSRSQDSIDSEIYNSSKNVGAELDLKDNIPGCLNASLDHKRIKGVDSDREGKSIEQFRWKEEAEFWNMEELGDSSLGSPRHWDAVGQGSSFDLSCGNSKWWEF, encoded by the exons ATGGAAGCAGAAGACAGTTCTTCTAAGAAGAAGAGTGAAGATGGTAAAAGGTTTAGTGATGAACAAGTGAAGGTACTTGAGTCCATGTTTAAACAAAAGACAAAGCTTGAACCGAGGAAGAAGCTTGAGTTGGCCAGAGATCTTGGCCTGCAACCTCGTCAAGTTGCTATTTGGTTTCAGAACCGAAGGGCCAGATGGAAATCAAAGCAAATAGAACACGAATACAGACTACTCAAATCAGAATTTGACAATTTAGCTATGCAATTTGAATCATTGAAGAAAGAGAAGGAATCTTTGCTCAAACAG TTACAGGAACTAAATGATCAGCTGGAAAACAACCATGGCGGTTGCAGCAGGAGCCAAGACTCGATAGACAGCGAAATCTACAATAGCTCAAAAAATGTAGGAGCAGAACTAGATTTGAAGGACAATATCCCAGGTTGCTTAAATGCAAGTTTAGACCACAAGAGGATTAAGGGAGTGGATAGTGACAGAGAAGGAAAATCAATCGAACAATTCAGGTGGAAGGAAGAAGCAGAGTTTTGGAACATGGAGGAATTAGGAGACAGTTCCTTAGGATCACCTCGACACTGGGATGCTGTAGGCCAAGGTAGTTCCTTCGACCTGTCATGTGGCAATTCCAAGTGGTGGGAATTTTGA